Proteins encoded within one genomic window of Aspergillus nidulans FGSC A4 chromosome VII:
- a CDS encoding uncharacterized protein (transcript_id=CADANIAT00008456) has translation MGLIKAVATAALLLGQVHSVLSRAQNQSIVQVTISDHVQQGGLANIYLNWFETPPSVIEAVYSRCLDLNTSVPYQTIGRFSVRGQPPQRLAWAVPESAQTDSCVYVYGIQSGASPLVLGKSEPVHFTYKPKKRSVADTANALLKDFDALGTWFDGVAAIKKKTELHGGVTSGPSPKDRKIAIVGAGISGLATAVMLDSVGVHNWEIIEASDRVGGRFRTRYVGGTDEWAEMGPMRLPYSVTYKDDNETLRYTDHELTFQLARILNDMNKNDPKWKIDFIPWIQHHANELIAQGTRRHPDGRIPTRGEIEADPSLKDAPEMLSAEYANTQDRMDAILKNKDTLKSIQRNVWRAHKTAMDEGLDDWSEQAMMRHVFKASENVTDQIWTDSDYDVFWDELHHNSNLGLDGSRESLGETHWLCIDGGFNRLSDAFLPHVQSRLTLNRQIRKLEPIPGPHNTTKTRLSWYPSTQNRTYESRDYDYTIMAVPFTMTRFMDLPSFSSVLSRAISEAGLRFKSACKVALLFRERFWEKGPRPIFGGYSKPPSLPVGALYYPVYGHNESRPGLIMHYRGGDWSDRFVSFSDEEHVQTVLDAIVSIHGEQARDLYTGDYERLCWLQDEHTATAWCRPDVEQHRLYIPAYHQTEHNTIFVGEHTAPTHAWVSSSLQSAVRGVVQLLLELGLVDEAKEVNKRWMGRWIKL, from the coding sequence ATGGGGCTCATCAAGGCTGTTGCAACcgcggcgctgctgctgggccaGGTCCATTCGGTGCTCAGTCGAGCGCAAAATCAGAGCATAGTCCAAGTGACGATCTCTGACCATGTCCAGCAAGGTGGACTCGCTAATATCTACCTCAACTGGTTTGAAACTCCGCCGAGCGTTATCGAGGCTGTCTATTCTCGGTGTCTAGACTTGAATACCTCCGTCCCTTATCAGACTATTGGCCGCTTCAGCGTTCGCGGACAGCCTCCACAGCGACTGGCCTGGGCCGTCCCAGAGAGCGCTCAGACAGATAGCTGCGTCTATGTCTATGGGATACAATCAGGGGCGTCTCCTCTCGTCCTCGGCAAGAGTGAGCCGGTCCACTTTACATACAAGCCAAAGAAGCGATCAGTTGCCGACACAGCCAATGCCCTCTTGAAGGACTTTGACGCGCTGGGAACATGGTTTGATGGAGTAGCCGCCATCAAAAAGAAGACCGAGCTTCATGGCGGCGTCACATCCGGACCCTCGCCGAAAGACAGGAAAATCGCCATCGTGGGTGCCGGGATTTCAGGTCTAGCAACAGCGGTGATGCTCGACAGCGTCGGCGTCCACAACTGGGAGATCATTGAAGCAAGTGACCGGGTTGGTGGCAGGTTCCGGACACGATATGTTGGCGGCACAGACGAATGGGCGGAGATGGGACCCATGAGGCTGCCCTATTCTGTCACCTACAAGGACGATAACGAGACGCTGAGATATACCGACCATGAGTTGACCTTCCAATTGGCCCGGATCCTCAATGACATGAACAAGAACGATCCGAAGTGGAAGATCGACTTTATACCCTGGATTCAGCATCACGCGAACGAATTGATTGCTCAAGGCACCCGCCGCCACCCTGACGGACGCATTCCGACGCGTGGTGAGATCGAGGCAGATCCAAGCTTAAAGGATGCACCTGAAATGTTGAGTGCCGAGTACGCCAACACTCAAGATCGCATGGATGCCATCCTTAAGAACAAGGACACCCTCAAGTCCATCCAGCGAAACGTCTGGCGCGCCCACAAGACAGCTATGGACGAGGGTCTCGACGACTGGAGCGAGCAGGCCATGATGCGGCACGTCTTCAAAGCAAGCGAGAACGTCACAGACCAAATCTGGACGGATTCAGACTATGACGTCTTCTGGGATGAACTGCACCATAACTCGAACCTTGGTCTTGACGGAAGTAGAGAGTCTTTGGGGGAAACTCACTGGCTCTGTATCGATGGAGGCTTCAACCGCCTCTCTGACGCCTTCCTCCCGCATGTCCAGAGCAGACTCACTCTCAATCGCCAGATCAGAAAGCTAGAACCAATCCCAGGTCCTCATAATACTACGAAGACCCGCCTCTCCTGGTACCCCAGCACGCAGAACCGTACCTACGAGTCCAGAGACTACGACTACACAATCATGGCTGTCCCCTTCACCATGACACGCTTCATGGACCTCccatccttctcctctgTGCTCTCTCGCGCAATCAGCGAGGCAGGCCTACGCTTCAAATCTGCCTGCAAGGtcgcccttctcttccgcgaACGCTTTTGGGAGAAAGGCCCACGTCCTATTTTTGGTGGATACTCAAAGCCTCCTAGCCTCCCTGTTGGAGCCCTCTATTACCCTGTCTATGGCCATAATGAGTCTCGGCCAGGACTGATAATGCACTACCGCGGCGGAGACTGGAGCGACCGGTTCGTTAGCTTTAGCGACGAAGAACACGTCCAAACAGTTCTTGACGCCATCGTCTCGATTCACGGCGAGCAGGCAAGAGATCTCTATACAGGGGACTACGAGCGTCTCTGCTGGCTACAGGATGAACATACGGCGACGGCGTGGTGTCGGCCGGATGTGGAGCAGCATCGGCTGTATATCCCTGCTTATCATCAGACGGAGCATAATACGATCTTTGTGGGAGAACACACCGCGCCGACACATGCTTGGGTTAGTTCGAGTCTGCAGAGTGCTGTGCGCGGAGTCGtgcagctgcttctggagcTAGGGCTCGTAGATGAGGCGAAAGAGGTCAATAAGAGGTGGATGGGGAGATGGATCAAATTGTAA
- a CDS encoding uncharacterized protein (transcript_id=CADANIAT00008457) has translation MSNPFPIDNLPYGVISTSDDPTPRCATALDNDAIDLSALERDGYFKTVPGFETAVFSQPTLNTFAALPKSTHRQVRALLTEHLVDVNTRSKYATPLEKVTNHYPMETKNFSDFYCSLEHTQNCSMIMNAPISPNWYVIPSVYNGRTSSLRVSGTPVVRPNGVFASNPSEEPKFQPARLFDFELEVGVFLSRPFPPGEILDISNTPDYIFGLVILNDWSARDIQGYEMPPLGPFHGKGTATTISPWIVTTEALEGCLSGSAKVQSPAPLTHLAWKGKKEEETWDVELEARVVRNGQSYVVTETNLKELYWTPYQSLAHLTSAGEGLSTGDIFGTGTVTSARTNSNGENIGIACLLERNLPHNKLASLAAAGIVFLEDGDEVIMEGWCINRQTGRKFGFGECKGVVLPALKV, from the exons ATGTCCAACCCGTTTCCCATCGACAATCTCCCCTACGGCGTCATCTCGACCAGCGACGACCCAACCCCGCGCTGTGCAACAGCTCTAGACAACGACGCTATCGACCTGAGCGCTCTCGAGAGAGATGGGTATTTTAAGACTGTTCCCGGGTTCGAAACAGCGGTGTTCTCTCAG CCCACGCTGAATACCTTCGCCGCCCTTCCCAAGTCTACCCACCGTCAAGTCAGGGCTCTCCTAACAGAGCATCTCGTGGACGTAAACACGCGCTCAAAATATGCCACTCCCCTCGAAAAAGTTACAAACCACTATCCAATGGAAACGAAGAATTTCTCTGACTTCTATTGTTCCCTGGAACATACCCAAAAC TGCAGCATGATCATGAATGCCCCCATAAGTCCAAATTGGTACGTCATTCCGAGTGTCTACAACGGCCGCACCTCGTCCCTCCGCGTCAGCGGGACCCCCGTCGTGCGTCCAAACGGCGTCTTCGCAAGCAATCCTTCGGAGGAGCCGAAATTCCAGCCCGCGCGCCTTTTCGACTTTGAACTAGAAGTCGGCGTGTTTCTCTCTCGTCCCTTCCCACCCGGCGAAATTCTCGATATTAGCAACACACCGGACTATATCTTCGGTCTTGTGATTCTGAACGACTGGTCTGCGAGAGATATTCAAGGGTATGAAATGCCGCCTCTTGGCCCGTTCCATGGTAAGGgcacggcgacgacgatctCTCCGTGGATCGTCACTACCGAGGCGCTAGAGGGGTGTCTGTCAGGGAGTGCGAAGGTGCAGAGCCCGGCGCCGTTAACGCATTTGGcgtggaaagggaagaaggaggaggagacgTGGGATGTTGAGTTGGAGGCTAGGGTTGTCA GGAACGGCCAATCTTACGTCGTAACCGAAACGAATCTTAAAGAGCTCTACTGGACGCCCTACCAGTCCCTCGCTCATCTCACCAGCGCGGGAGAGGGTCTCAGCACAGGTGATATTTTCGGTACTGGGACCGTAACGAGCGCG CGAACAAACAGCAACGGTGAAAATATCGGCATAGCATGCCTCTTGGAGCGCAACTTGCCGCATAATAAACTTGCTAGCCTCGCTGCAGCGGGGATCGTTTTTCtagaagatggagatgaggtCATTATGGAGGGCTGGTGCATCAATCGGCAGACGGGGCGGAAATTTGGTTTCGGAGAGTGTAAGGGGGTTGTTCTTCCTGCCCTAAAGGTGTGA
- the car2 gene encoding ornithine-oxo-acid transaminase otaA (transcript_id=CADANIAT00008458) — MTSNGTNGSATAYHASSTQEAIQAENDFAAHNYHPLPVVFARAQGTSVWDPEGRHYLDFLSAYSAVNQGHCHPKLVAALVDQASRLTLSSRAFYNDVFPKFAEMVTKYFGFDMVLPMNTGAEAVETGIKIARKWGYKVKGIPENEAIILSAENNFHGRTMAAISLSSDPESRENYGPYVPNIGCTIPGTEKPITYNDKAALREAFEKAGSNLAAFLVEPIQGEAGIIVPDDDYLQLARSLCDQHNVLLICDEIQTGIARTGKLLCHEWSGIKPDMVLLGKAISGGMYPVSCVLGRKDVMLTVEPGTHGSTYGGNPLACAVAIRALEVVQEENMVERAEKLGQAFRSGLEAIQNPIIQTVRGKGLLNAIVIDESKTNGHTAWDLCMLMKEKGLLAKPTHQNIIRLAPPLVITEEEIAKALEIIKAAVAELPNLKGAAEDKVVPPPEKKVKITLEN, encoded by the exons ATGACCTCCAACGGTACCAACGGCAGTGCTACTGCATACCATGCCTCGTCTACTCAAGAGGCCATCCAGGCTGAGAACGACTTTGCTGCCCACAATTACCATCCTCTTCCCGTCGTTTTTGCGCGCGCTCAAGGGACATCCGTTTGGGATCCAGAAGGCCGGCACTACCTCGACTTCCTCTCCGCATACTCCGCCGTCAACCAAGGTCACTGCCATCCCAAGCTAGTTGCGGCCCTCGTCGACCAGGCCTCCCGTCTGACGCTGAGCTCGCGGGCCTTCTATAACGATGTATTCCCTAAGTTTGCCGAGATGGTCACAAAGTACTTTGGGTTCGACATGGTCCTCCCCATGAACACCGGTGCGGAGGCAGTCGAGACCGGTATCAAGATCGCCCGCAAGTGGGGTTATAAGGTCAAGGGCATCCCCGAGAATGAGGCGATCATCCTCAGTGCGGAAAACAATTTTCACGGCCGAACT ATGGCTGCCATTTCTTTGTCCTCCGACCCCGAGTCTAGAGAGAACTATGGCCCGTACGTTCCCAACATCGGCTGCACCATCCCAGGGACAGAAAAGCCGATCACCTACAACGATAAAGCTGCGCTGCGCGAAGCTTTCGAGAAGGCCGGCTCCAACCTCGCcgccttcctcgtcgagCCTATCCAAGGCGAGGCGGGTATCATCGTCCCCGATGACGATTATCTGCAGCTGGCCAGATCGCTGTGTGACCAGCATAATGTGCTGCTGATTTGCGATGAAATCCAGACCGGTATTGCGCGGACAGGAAAGCTGCTCTGCCACGAGTGGAGCGGAATCAAACCAGATATGGTTTTGCTGGGCAAAGCGATCTCTGGTGGCATGTACCCCGTGTCCTGCGTGCTAGGACGGAAGGATGTTATGCTCACGGTTGAGCCCGGAACCCACGGCTCAACCTACGGAGGCAACCCTCTTGCCTGCGCTGTTGCCATCCGCGCTCTTGAGGTTGTTCAGGAGGAGAACATGGTGGAACGCGCTGAGAAGCTTGGCCAGGCCTTCCGCAGCGGCTTGGAAGCCATCCAGAACCCGATCATTCAGACGGTTCGTGGAAAGGGCCTGCTCAATGCGATTGTCATCGACGAGTCCAAGACCAACGGACACACTGCATGGGATCTCTGCATGCTGATGAAGGAAAAGGGTCTTCTG GCCAAACCCACCCATCAGAACATCATCCGTCTAGCACCGCCTCTCGTCATtaccgaggaagaaatcgCAAAGGCGCTGGAAATCATCAAGGCCGCCGTGGCTGAGCTGCCGAATCTCAAGGGTGCTGCGGAAGATAAGGTCGTCCCTccgccagagaagaaggtgaagatTACTCTCGAGAACTAG